The window ATTGCATTCCTGATGTTTATTACCAAGTCAATAGCAAACATAGCCTATTGCGTACTAGCCACCCAAACATGCACATGATAGTCAAAAAATAAACTCTGTACACTAGTTTCTATACACCTGACTCATCTTAATTACATAGTGGTCAAAACTAATTATATGTTAAACAATTGCAGGTATTTAAGGATAAAGCCACAGATTTGACTAAGCATTATCCTGAATTGGTTGAACCCGCAAATCTGATCCTAAAGAAGTGCAATGGACTTCCCCTTGCGATACTCACCATAGGTGGATTTTTGGCGGAACAACCAACAAAAACTGTCGGGGAGTGGACGAAACTGGATCGATGTATCAGTCTGGAGATGGAGATGAATCCAAAGTTTGAGGGCGTAGAAACAGTCCTTATGAAAAGTTATGATGGACTACCCTATTACCTCAAGTCCTGCATCTTGTACTTATCCATCTTCCTTGAAGATCGCACAGTTAGCCGGAGACGTTTGGTGTGCCGATGGGTTGCGGAAGGTTACTCAGAGGATACATCCACGGCCAAAAGATACTTCATGGAACTTCTAGAGAGAAGCATGATATTACCAACTCAGATTTCACTTTGCAGCATACAAGGAGCTGACTCATGTCAAGTACATGATCCGATCCGTGATATCATCATAGAAAAGTCATTGGAGGAAAATCTTGTTTTCAGGCTGGAGGAAGGATGCAACTCAAACAACCAAGGCACATTCCGTCACCTTTCCATAAGCAGTAATTGGGATGGAGACGAAGGTCAGTTTGAGGCCACCATGAAGTTGTCATGTATACGGTCATTGACGGTGTTTGGCAAGTGGAGGCCATTTTATATTTCTGACAAGATGAGATTTCTTCGTGTGTTGGACCTCGAAGGAACTGAAGATCTAGCCGATCATCACCTTGAGCACATTGGGAATCATCTTCATCTGAGATACCTTTCTCTAAGAGGGTGTGAAGGAATATATTACCTGCCAGATTCAGTGGGTAACCTGCGACAACTTGAGACACTAGACATCAAATATACAAGAATAACGAGGGTGCCAAGAACCATTGCCAAGCTTAGCAAGCTATGCCAACTGAAAGCTGGCAATGAATTCTATATCGGAGAAGAACGGCCATCACTAGCATGTTGTGTACCTTTCGCTTCTTGTTGCGCGATGGTCATACAAGCTTATGCTGTTAAGGTGCCAGTAGGGATCGGGGAACTGAAATCCCTGAACACACTGCGATGTGTGCACCTTGAATGGGAAAATGCCATCATACAAGAGATAGAAGGTCTCACCAACCTCCGCAAGTTAGGAGTGTTTGGCATTGATAGGGGTAATGGCCCGGAGTTTTGTTCAGCCATTTCAGGTCTCGGCTGCCTTGAATCTTTGTCAGTGCGGTCAGAGGTATGGGATTTATGTGACATCTTGAATGGCATGTCCTCGCCTCCAAAAAATCTCCGGAGCCTCAAGCTTCTCGGTTGGATGGATGAACTGCCGCAATGGATCAAGGTGCTCCAGAATTTGGTGAAGATTAAGCTAGAATCCACCGAGGTGTCTATAAACGATGAAGACATGCGAATCCTTGGGAACCTACCAAACCTATCCATCCTGTCTTTCAAGGAGAAATCGTTCCAGAGTGCACTACCTATCACTTTACATAGTGGCCTTTTCAGAAGCCTCATGACGCTCGAGCTTGTTTACATGGACGTGGAGGTCGGATCGTTGGAGTTCGAGGCATCATCGATGCCCAAACTCGAGGTGCTGAGCCTGCGACTTATCGATTGTAAAATTGGCTTTTCTGGACTGGAATTTCTCCCAAGCATCAAGGAAGTGCGGCTCTTGGTCGTCGTTACCCCAGCACTCATCGCACTAAATGAAAACAtgaccgaagaagaagcagaagaggagGCAAGACACAGGGAAGACGAAGTCAAGGCGGACATGAGGAAGCAGCTCGCCAACAATGAAAACTGCCCCATTATGAACGAGCTAGGTCCACAAATTGTTTTCTGAACCTACTATGCTGCAAAGGAGATTCGACCCGTGGGCTTATGTCGGCGAGGGTTCTCGACTTGTTGGCCTACTTGCCGGTGTGTTTCTTTATGTTCCAGTTTGGGCGGCGGTTTTGTCTTATATTGTGTAGTTTCTGAGTTTTAAGTTTCATTATGTGTAATTGTTCATTTCATTTTCCTTGAACTGGCCTTGGGCAATAACTTTGTAACTGGACATCACTTCTACTTTGGCTTGCCATTACCTCTGTGTAGTTCTTCTTCGACCATACTTTTCGACAAATGTAATTCGTGAACCTCATCAACTTGTTACCATTTGTTCAGAAGAATGCTTCATTATAGATGGTTCTGCCTAGATGATTACTGAGCCTCATCAACTTGGTAGACCATGTAATGTCACTCATGTACTACTGAAACGCCACTAATTTGACATTACAAAAGTTCAGTATGGTAATTGCCACTCAGGTACTACTGAAACACCATTAGGCTAAGGGTACACATTGTCCTAGCTGGTTCTGCCTAGATGTTCATTGTCAATCAACATTTGTACATGTGTGACATGCATCTGGAATGATTCAGCTCAGCTACCATACACAGATTTCCCGATCGAAAAGAGAATCGACAGAGCACGACTGACCGAACTTGCTGCTCCCGGCTAATTAACTACGCGGAGGTGGTTCTCTCCATGCTGTTGGTCCTCGCGTTCTCCCGCATCTTCTCAACGATGTGCCGGCCCTTCTCCTCCACCTGCCGCCGCTTCTCCTCCAGCTTGTCCCCCATCTTCTTCCCCAGGTCCATCATCCGGCTCCGCCTCCCGCTCTTCCGCTTCGCGTCATCTCCAACAGAGCCCGCTGCTGCCGCCaccgcctgctgctgctgctgctgttcccCCGCGGGTATGATGGCCCTCAGGGAGGTGTACGGTGGGGATCCCGCCCTGCTCTCCGATGAGTCTGCCTGGAGCTTCTCCGTGGCCAGCAGCGGTTTCCTCGGCTCGTCGGTGGCGTCCGGGTGAGGAGGAGAGGCGGTCTCAGCCAGGAGAGACTGCGCATGAGATGCTTCTGCAGGAGGGTCTTCGGCTGACTCGTCGATGGATTTCAGGGACTCCTCGCTCCCGGCTGAGGAAGCAGGCAgacttggtgctctgcttttgctgATGGCATCGTCCTTGGGACCAGCTTCCTCAGGATGGGTTGGTGTGGCGGCTGCGACATGGCTTTTGGCCTCGGTGGGTTCGTGGTTGAGCCAGATATAAGGTCCCTCCTTGCGGGGCACCCAGTCGTCCTTCTCTGCCAGCATCCCTGGAATGGAAATGCATTCACAGTTTGGAAGCACCAAGCTATCACGGAGCGAAACCTGACACAGCATGGTGTGTTTCGCTGTTAGACATGCAAGTCAGCAAAGGAAAAAAATGTTCAGAGGAAGGTCGGGTTGTTTACCTTGATTCTGTTACCTATAAATGACGCGATGCGACTGTTGGTAATTTTCCTGTCTCCGACGGAAGATTCCAAGTCCCACTCCAGTTCAGGCATAGATGTGAATCCATACCAGAGTTGATCCGACGGAGGGGGCTTCAGATGTATGCGCAAGGTACCTCTAAAGGACGTGATTTTTATCGCCAGAGAAAGTGGAACCTGCAAGAAGAATGTAACGGCACATTTGATCTTAAGCTTTTGATATTTCTGTATGCGTCCATAAGAATACATAGGTAAAACACATGAATGGCGAATCAGGAGACAACGAGGAGAAGAGCAAACCTGTGAGACATGATCGGCTATTGAGTGCAACATATTTTTCAACCTTGATATATATGTTGATGTCCATCCAGTGCTCTTGGACTGACTAGCATCTGAAACAAAAGACCATAATGTACATACAATCAACATCGATGGATCATAATTTGAGCCCTTTTCATTAATATGATGTTTTGTTAGAATCATCAAGAAATAATAAATGCAGATACATGAAACCAGTATTTCCACATTGCATAGGAATACTCCTCTAATACCAAACTGTTAACCTAAGTTCTGATGCAAGCCTGAAATCATAAATCCTAGCAATGTCTATCTGAAGTCTGCTACAGGTATATACAAAACCAACATAGGGAACTAACATGTCAAAGACTCTGAATATAGGAGTTGATCAGGACATTTTGCAGAAAGACAATGGCTCTCTTATCCTCTTAAGAATCATTTGGTCATTCGGTAGAACAAGCATAGACAAGACTTCCAAGGAAGAATATAAAGTTTAAGCAAACCTGCTTCGTCTTTTCCTTCCACTGAAGAAGAAACTGAGTTCTGTGAACCTCTAAACTGGTTACCATACTGCTCAATACTCTCAAGAAGCTCTGAGTCAACCTCCCCATTAGAGTCTGTTCCGAAATTGGTTTTCATGAGGTCCTTTTGTAACTCTGGTTCCTCAACCTCAAGCCTCGTTTCAATGTCCAACAATATTCCGCCTGAATATTCAAAATCAACTTCAAAGGCCCACAGCTCATTTAAATCCAGTGGAAGAACTCTCATCGCATGCACATAAGGTGGAAGTTTTCCAAGGCTGAACTCCGTAAGTGTAATTTCACCCACATAAGCTGGGGTCCTCATGCTTGATAATGTTCGCTGTACAAATGGGAATCATGAATAAACAAAAAGGAAAGAACACACCAACAGATTTCTTGAACATTAGCAGTATAATCTAACCTGAATACGTGCTTTGATGGCATTGTTTATCTCATCACTCATTTGAGCATCGAAAAAGAGCCGTGAGGATAGAAGGTTCCAACAGAGTGTACCTTCATCCACAACTTTATCATCTGCATTTACATCAGGAAAAGCTGGAAGCTGTCCAGTGTGACTCGATGGAGCAGTTGGGACACTGGGTTTTGCTGTATCTTGTGATGAGCTGCTACTGAACTTGTCCTCTTGTGGACCTAGGAAGGATTCCTGATAGCTGCGTAATTTATCTAACATCTTCCTTTCACCTTGTGTGGATGACGCAGCACTTGTTTTACCCTCCACGGGAACCTTTGTAGATGCCTTCTTTGCTAGTTTTTTGAGGAAAAGGCGGACTTTGGAAGACCCGTCCGTCTTTATTTCACTGTCCATAACCTCATGATCCTCAGCTGAAATTGCTGTCGGCTTTAGGAAACACGGGTATTCGGCATTTAATGATGATATGTAATTACCGAACTCTTTGCTCAACTTAGCATGCCAATTCAATTTCTTCTTGTCAGCAGTAGCTGCAAGACGAAGTGCTTTACACCATGATTCCTTCTCCCATGAAGTCTCAGCATAAAGAAAGCACACCTTGCTTCCATTATAGATGTCAGATTCCTGGCTTTCCACTTTTATCGGATACCTCTTAGTCCTGAAAGTAAGCAACAGTAGCACGATCACATATAGGTTAAGCATAAGATTCTACCAGCTGTAGCCAAACAGCTTGATGAAAGGCACATAAAGTTGCTTGTCAAATACTTCTACTTGTCCTCTAAAATAGATTTCGTTCTTTCCTTCATCAAAAAACATATGTACTTAATCTTTAGCTGATTGTAACATGTATGATTTACCTTCAAACCAAGACATTCAATACAATTCATCAAATATACTTCTCAGATTTGTTTGGTACTTAATAAGGCAAGCTCAAACTTAAATAGCTATTGTCTCAAAGAAATATTAACTAGCTTCAAATTTATTTACACCTAGAAAAAGATGGCTGATAATATATTGATCACAGGTAAGCATTTTCATTTGTCTGTAGCACTGACCATTTGCGCGAGGACATGCTTGAAGCAGAAACAGCAACGATCGTGCAATTCAAAAGCTCAATTGTAGTTTCAGGGCCATCAGGACCAGACAAAGTAAGTGAGTGCCCTTTGATTTTAGCCGATTTCTTTGCAGGAAAAACCTCCACAATACTCTTCTTTTCTTTTGTCTCTTTGGGACCACCACTTGATAAGCGCTCATTACTAACTTTCGGTAGCTTTTCTGGCTCTAGTATCCACAAAGAGCCCTGTCAATATATGGCAGCAACGTAAGTAGGCTTGATCATTAGCGATAAAACATACAAAAGCTAAATGAAAAGCAATTTGATGAGAACTGAATGCAATGTTAAGTAAGCCCTTCACTGGCCAAATTCATTTTGCATATTTTGTCTTCAACCATCTTATTCACAATCTAAGACGGATAGAGCATATTCAGAAATACAGCCCTTGCATGGACAATAGAAATTAATTAACAATGTGTTTATAACTTTATAAAGAAAAAGGGATATCACGATGGTAACATAGTGACAGGCAAGATGTATTGTTAAGAACACGATAAAGCTAGTGTTATTGCGTCTGACTAAGGTCAATCCATATGTATATTGGTCAACAGTGACAATGAGACTTAACCAGTTCTGATAATCAGAGGCAAATTGCTTATAATCATGGTCAAGCCTCTTAAGTAGGTATCCTACTCGTAGAGTCCTTGACATAATAAGCAAAGGACCTCTGTACTCTATTACACGTGCATCCCCAAATCGCCTAATCAGAGTCATCCCATTCTTCAGATTAAAATTAGTGGCAAGAGCATCTAGGAGACACCATCCAACAGAGACATAAAATGCATCCTTATGTGTACTGCTCCGGAGATCTGACATTGCTACACCTAACAGCTACGCATGCTATAGGATAACAGCATCACAACCCCAAGGTGCAAGTCACAGTCAGAAGCCGTTAAAAACCCTGGGAATCTGACTAGTAAGCACATATTATATGTATGAACACACAGTGGCAATTCCCACTCATGGATTACATGTTTGTTTTAGTCACAACTGGGACTACATATAGTGATGCCAAAAAGGAACTACAGTTTAACTTGAGAAGGTGACACCCAATAAAGATAAATACATCACAAGGATTGCGATCACCATCAGAAGTAGCTCACTGAGCACTACCCCAGGATACACCCAGACATTCGGAAATAAACAGATGGAAttcataaatactccctccgtcccaaaataagcgaCTCAacttttgtactaaagttagtacaaagttgagtcacttattttgggacgcagGGAGTAGCAAACTGCGGACAGCGCATACAAGCATCTATCTAGCGTAAAGCACATTGGCACAGTGGATCTACAAGCGGAACTCTGGCCACATACCCATGTCTAATTTGGCCAGCTGAGCCACTATAACTGGGGGCTTCGTGTGATTAACAGGAATGCACAGTGCAGTTAGTCCTCCAGGTCAATATTGAACAGCAAAAGCAGCCCAGGTCTCCCCCAATTTCAACCACCGCAATTGGGGGGAGAAGGAAGAACTGGCCCGAGTGCGCACTGTTGCTGCCCCCAATCAGCAGCAATCCAACTACCCAAGCGAAGCTACTGCTACAAACTACGCGCGGTTTCGAGCTCGCAGACCGAACGAACTCTAGCCCCCGCATCTGCACGAAACCGGCAGCTGATCCCTAGCCCCCGCCGCATCTGCGCGGAGCTCCGGAGCAGTTGCCGCGGCGCACGAACGAATCGAGAAGCGGAGTAAGCTACGGCGGGGACGGGGGGCGTGTAGTGTAGCGTGCTCCTCACCTTTTTCTCGCAGGGGAACGGCTGATCGCCGGGGAGCTCCTGGTCGCCGTCGGGCGGGGCCGAGTTCGCGGCGGCCTcctggcggcggaggaggcggcgcgcgGCCCAGAGCAGCGCGGCCGCCTCGGCCGCGGCCAGCGCGAGCAGGCCGAGGAGGAAGCCCCACAGGAACCCCGCCGAGGCCATCCTcctcccggcggcggcgggggcggcggcgccggcgggggaTGGAGGGACTGGAGTGCGAAAAGGGGAAAGCGGCGGGTGCTCGCCGCGTGAGGAGGANNNNNNNNNNNNNNNNNNNNNNNNNNNNNNNNNNNNNNNNNNNNNNNNNNNNNNNNNNNNNNNNNNNNNNNNNNNNNNNNNNNNNNNNNNNNNNNNNNNNNNNNNNNNNNNNNNNNNNNNNNNNNNNNNNNNNNNNNNNNNNNNNNNNNNNNNNNNNNNNNNNNNNNNNNNNNNNNNNNNNNNNNNNNNNNNNNNNNNNNNNNNNNNNNNNNNNNNNNNNNNNNNNNNNNNNNNNNNcgccctttttcttttcttttgttaccGGCCGCGGAGCGCGTGGAGGTGCATGGCAGGTGGTTGGATGGGGGCGATGACGTGTGGGCCCGGGGGGTGACGGGGCCCGCAGGTCGGTGGTTGGGTGGGGCGCGGGCGCGGGTGGGGTGGCTCGGTTGCTTCGCCCCGTCGGCTTTGGAATTGGAATTGGAATGGAATTCCACGGTGGCTACGCGTTTTGTGCGTGGGCATGTGCGTATGTACGGATTGTGTGCGTGTGTACAGATGAGCTCTCCGACCgagtagtcctggccatctcaCGTCCGGCCCGGCCCACCCAGATCTGGCCCTAAAAttcagggcctaggcccgatgggcttgctcATGGCCGGGCTTGGGCCTAAGTTTTGAGCCCACCGGCAGGACCTGAACGGGCTTGCGtttggcatattggcattttaaggaagaggcccggcccacggccctaagccctaagggctttttagGGTTTTTTACcggatgggccgggcttgggcttgaaaagtaggcccgatgCAAGGGTCTGGGAGGGCCTGAGCCTCAGTTTTTTGCCGtgggcttttttaggcccggccCATGGGTAGATATATCTCCGAATATACCTGGCCACGGGATACCCGACCCGACCTTGCCCACGGGCCGGGcctgggcctagattttgagcccgatgcCCTGGcggggccgggcttgggcttgccATTTTTGCAATTTAAGGAAGATCCTTGGCCCGTGGCCCGACGGGTTTTTTGACTGATGGGCCAGGCTTGGGCCTCGATACTAGGCCGGGCCAAGCCTGGGCCTACGTTTTTCTGCTTCGGGTTGTTAGGCGAAATCACTAATCAAGGAGTACTCCTTGTGGAGATCACTTCAACTTCtctaggttgcgacaagtggcgcgctgcgcgccacttgtcgcaacctgggagttttcccttttttcgtagatccgtttattcaaaatgttttatctcttaaaccgtgcgtccaaatcatgaaccgctttcgccattggattcctcgcgtcgagatcttcaaaactagatcccatgttgataggttttgacgaacttttttttcacaagaaaaccgacgaaaaaaacgaaccgggaacacgggttttttccctttccgaaagaggcacgcccgtgcctctgacgaaatcacaaccgtgcctcttgcggaaacaaaaccgtgcctctcacgaaagaaaaaaaagaaaaaacacatttttttccttttccgaaagaggcacgcccgtgcctctcgcgaaagcacaaccgtgcctctgtcagaagcaaaaccatgcctcttgcgaaagaaaaaaacagaaaacgtgttttttcctttccgaaagaggcacgcccgtgcctctcgcgaaagcacaaccgtgcctctggcggaagcaaaaccgtgcctctcgcgaaagaaaaaaaaaacagaaaacgcgtttttttcactTTACGAAAGAGgcatgcccgtgcctctcgcgaaagcacaaccgtgcctctcgtgaaaaaaaaaacagaaacacgtttttttccgtttccaataggcacggccgtgcctctcacaaaatcacaaccgtgcctctcgcgaaaacaaaatcgtgactctcgcaaAAAAAAGTGCATTTGTTTGCGCAaaaagaattttttgaattttttttggtcTAAAAGCTAGGAAAGACCGGTAAAGGGATATTCCACTAGAAGTGCACGTAGCTCAGCCATTGCCACGATACCAACCCAAGTCTCCATCTCTCTTCCTCTCTTGCGGCGAGGCAAATgccagagatagagacatagggcctCAAGGAGCAGGCGTGCGCGCGTGTTGTCTCAAGGCTCTCGTGCGCCATGCAGCCGGCAAGGACATGATGTAACCGCTCTGGACTGGGATGTTTTGTAGTCTCTAGACTGGGAGTTGTTGTAGAAAACTAGGTTGATTTTTCCCAACCTGATTATTTGATGCGTGGTGCTGTAATGGGCTTGATGCCTGACGTTTTTTCTCGGCCAGTATTTCTTCACGGGCTGTGCTAACGAACGGTGGGCCTGTTGGGCCTGTATTATGCCGGTATTTCTTTGTCAATTTGTCATCAAGTGAAATATAGGGAACATAAGTTATCCTCATGTATCTCGGGTGATTTTTGCAACTTATCACATATTGTTGATAGATGCTTGCTTATGTGTATGGATATCAAGTGAAAGCTTTGTTGTAAATCATCTAAAAAAATTTATTTCTCTTGGTAGCAGCACTAGCCATGAGTGATACATTTTCATGATAGCTAATGTATATTATTCTATGGCTAAGGTGTTGCTTGGAGGTTTATTCTATACTCTACCCCATGTGTCGTACCTTTCATGGGCCATTGGGCCTCTGCCACGTTTGTTCGTCCATCAATTAAAAACTCTCATGGTGAggagtaatttagactagtgtcatgcatacgaCACTAGCATATGTTACATACAATCTACTCAATTTGTATAAACCTTTAAGTTTCCTCGGTGTGAGGAAGCCATCTGAGGGATGATGATAAAGAAATATGAAAGGGAAAAAAGATTGATGATCCACGAGTATAGGGAATCAATTGTAGTCTttttaataagtaagagtgtcgaacccaacgaggagcataaggaaatgacaagcggtttccaataaggtattctctgcaagtactgaaagtagtggtaacagatagttttgtagtaagataatttgtaacaagtagcaaTAGTTGTTGGGAaatatagtagaaaacaaaaaaaatctcccTACGATCActcaggaacaatatgaagatgcataacgggttgtgGTCAACGATCGCTACCGACTCCGGGAGTGCAGCGGAAgtagacgagtcggtgtagatgtacttggagtccctcgaacgttGATCACGATCCGTGAACCGCTCACGAACGATCCCTCAAACGGATTGATTTTTTATTTATCCTTTCTTTTCTTAACTCGTACGACAAATTGATTTTTTTCTTATGCTATATCTTGTTTTCATATttttgaaattttccaaaatttgaacgaactttTTATAATCTGTGTTTTTGTTATTTTGAATTGTTGTTTTTATGAATTATTGTTTTTTCTTGAAAATTCAGTGCTCAGTGGTTGACTTTGTTTAGGGGTGACCGGTCAACCATAAAATGATCGATCTAGGAAGCCGGACGAAGCGCGCGTCGTGAGCGATCCTATTCGGCTTGttattgggccggcccatgtaccCAGCCGCGTGGGCGCTGGTTTAGTCTACTGACGCATAAGGCGCCAGTGAGGAGGTCTCCGGCCAGACGGCGGCCAGTCTGGGACGCAGGCCAGTTCTTTTGCTAGCTTTTTGGGCTTCTCATTCATCTTGCTAAAGACCAGGGTAACAATAATACTAAGACACTGCTGCTGCAGACAGAAAAAAATGGTGCAAGAGACTGCCTTCCTACTACAAAATAAAATGATTGCGGAAGCATTCTATGCATTCTACAAAATACATATTAATAATTTAGAAAATTTTGTTCGCATTTGAGGATAAGTCTAAATAAATATCACTATCCATACTAAGATTTTATACTGCTTTGGACATCATTTTTAACCATTCTCATAAATCCAATATGCTTCAGAAAGTTTGATTCATTTTTCATTTAAATGTATTTAACCAAATGCTTTTAAATACTATAATATAAGAAATACAAATGACATGTCTTCTCGGATTAATTCGTAACACtaacatgaatatatgtgtgtattTTCTTAAATATCTTGATAGAGTAAAATGATTGCGCCCAAAATCTTCAAAGTGCCATAGTAATATGTGTGTATTTTCTTAAATATCTTGATAAAGTATATGCCATAGTAAATATCTCAATATCTTTTTCTAGTTTATGACTAGATATATACCAAAACAGAAAAATCTAGATTATACAGGGTTTTTTTAGGGTATGAGACGGGTAAAGTGGACTTTTTTAAACAACGGGTCCCAAAATCTTCAAAGTGCAGTGCAAGCGCACTTTTTTAAGAAAACGAGCGGCCGGGCTTCACAGATATTGCATGTGTTGTTTTTTCATCTGCTAATGCATGTTGGCAGTATCATCAAATATGTTCACACTGATTAGTTCGGTTTAGAAGAAACAACTTCACGCCCAATTATTTCGgttttttgaattttaaaaaagtcATATCTTTCAAATCACGCGTTGAATTCAGATCTCGCATGGGTAtgtttcgatgaattttttttgaTGTCAACTTTATTGCTATATTGTGCAACTTCAGTGCTGCATTGTACAACTTTAGTACTACATGGTGCAATATTTTCAAAACCAGTTTTTGAAGCTGCATGATCTAACTTCACATGAGGTTGCAACCTAGCAACCATGAAAACTTGATGTGCAACTAGTCTACTATCCCAACCAACTATGTAGTAGTCGATGTCCAACCCTTTGTCCCTACTTGTGGATGTGTAGTCTTTTTTACAGTGGACACACCCTTCCCCACCTTCCCTACCAGTGATATGTGCAACATAGTTTGTTGTTCGAGTCAACTTCCTATTACTCAATGTGCAACTCCTTCCCCTCCCCCCTACTTGTGGATATGTAGTTTCAGTTGGCGGGGGCAACAAACAGAGCTACACAAAGTCAACTAGGCAGTTGGCCGGAGCATCATATAAAGTTGCACATCTCACATGCATAGATAGTTGGATGGCGAAAATTCCATATTCATAAGGGTAGTGAAAAGTTACATATTCATGAGGGCAGTAAAAGTTCCATATAAACGGGGAGTTAAAGTTGTACATCCCACTAGAGGGGTGGTTCCGAGTCTAGTAGGGAAAATACACATCCCACTAGAGGGGTGGTTCCGAATCTAGTAGGGAATTTTTTTTATCTCAACTTAATAACAGATGAATGAGTATAGACAATTATGTCAATTTAAATTGACAACTAAAAAAAAACTTTAACATAGGTTCACAAGCTCACGACACACTTCACCAAATAACATCCGACAGATAACATGTCAGTATAAATAGGTAGGGTATGGGTACCTACCTACCCATGACTTATAGGGGATGGGTACTACTATGGGTGTAAAATTGTGCCTATATCCTGCACATAAGGGTACGGTATCCACGGGTATCTGTATCCATGGGTAAAATTGTCATCCTCACTCCATTTCGCCGGAAACGGCAAAAGAAACCTCCACACGTGCGCTCTCTAAAATGTGATGCGTTCAAATGTGCCGCTGACCTGCCCTCGCACCTAGATCCTCCAAATGAGTCATCATGTACAGCACTGTGGCTCACACAACCTGATGATGGGCATCAAACAGGTGGTTTTTGATGATAGGAAACCTGGCAACCAAGGGGAAGAAATGGTGAGATCTTATTATGGATACAAGCAATTCAAACATAACAATCATCAACCCAGCGAAAAATACATAACAACCAACAAGTGGTAAGCAACCTGAATCTATATGACACCAGCTTGTGAGATGTCACCCAgcttatgttggggaacgcagcagaaattcaaaattttctacgcatcaccaagatcaatctatggagattctagcaacaagagagggagaggatgagcatcttcatacccttgaagatcgctaagcggaagcgttacaagaacactgtTGGTTGAgttgtacacgcagcgattcaaatcgcggtcgattccgaacggacggcgcctccgtgttcaacacacgt is drawn from Triticum dicoccoides isolate Atlit2015 ecotype Zavitan chromosome 6B, WEW_v2.0, whole genome shotgun sequence and contains these coding sequences:
- the LOC119325401 gene encoding testis-expressed protein 2-like; the encoded protein is MASAGFLWGFLLGLLALAAAEAAALLWAARRLLRRQEAAANSAPPDGDQELPGDQPFPCEKKGSLWILEPEKLPKVSNERLSSGGPKETKEKKSIVEVFPAKKSAKIKGHSLTLSGPDGPETTIELLNCTIVAVSASSMSSRKWTKRYPIKVESQESDIYNGSKVCFLYAETSWEKESWCKALRLAATADKKKLNWHAKLSKEFGNYISSLNAEYPCFLKPTAISAEDHEVMDSEIKTDGSSKVRLFLKKLAKKASTKVPVEGKTSAASSTQGERKMLDKLRSYQESFLGPQEDKFSSSSSQDTAKPSVPTAPSSHTGQLPAFPDVNADDKVVDEGTLCWNLLSSRLFFDAQMSDEINNAIKARIQRTLSSMRTPAYVGEITLTEFSLGKLPPYVHAMRVLPLDLNELWAFEVDFEYSGGILLDIETRLEVEEPELQKDLMKTNFGTDSNGEVDSELLESIEQYGNQFRGSQNSVSSSVEGKDEADASQSKSTGWTSTYISRLKNMLHSIADHVSQVPLSLAIKITSFRGTLRIHLKPPPSDQLWYGFTSMPELEWDLESSVGDRKITNSRIASFIGNRIKVSLRDSLVLPNCECISIPGMLAEKDDWVPRKEGPYIWLNHEPTEAKSHVAAATPTHPEEAGPKDDAISKSRAPSLPASSAGSEESLKSIDESAEDPPAEASHAQSLLAETASPPHPDATDEPRKPLLATEKLQADSSESRAGSPPYTSLRAIIPAGEQQQQQQAVAAAAGSVGDDAKRKSGRRSRMMDLGKKMGDKLEEKRRQVEEKGRHIVEKMRENARTNSMERTTSA
- the LOC119325974 gene encoding disease resistance protein Pik-2-like; this translates as MESTAVSIGKSVLKGALGCAKSAVVEAVAMELGVQHDKAFITDELERTQSFLMVAHDDEQDDHVNKVVTTWANQVRDVAYDVEDGLKDIVVRIHGQSCWGIPRTLLDRRHVVEQMKELRAKVEDVSQRNARYRLIDGASKAPDLSINTAADDAMLGVDEATRHVMDQHESRPGIDLAQLIVRDDPGSGSGQIRVIGVWGTSGTAGHTSIILEAYDNPTIKVKFPCRAWVRVTRPFQPEDFVQSMVEQFQETFVEVVDSPLELELEEAKTGRELARQDGAYLNNKRCLIVLTDLSTMEEWHQIMACFPENKMGSQIVVSAEQVEVASLCPGQKSMVSKLKKLSAEQTIYAFHQQSFQDTTYSSKAASSLVLPHTIENEIQEGQSYSEDDEMTMIQESLTHTSNVQGPLEESRLIGREKEISYIIELIQEHSSTQQIQVIAVWGKGGVGKSTLISDIYHSQEVNQMFEKHAYVTVLQPFKIEKLLSSLIFQLDARKIASRKVEDFTGLLDRCLQEKSCLIVLDDLSSTMEWDIILPCLLAMNSPSLVILITTRHEDIGKHCCKNPKCICLLNGLDEKGACDLFIEKVFKDKATDLTKHYPELVEPANLILKKCNGLPLAILTIGGFLAEQPTKTVGEWTKLDRCISLEMEMNPKFEGVETVLMKSYDGLPYYLKSCILYLSIFLEDRTVSRRRLVCRWVAEGYSEDTSTAKRYFMELLERSMILPTQISLCSIQGADSCQVHDPIRDIIIEKSLEENLVFRLEEGCNSNNQGTFRHLSISSNWDGDEGQFEATMKLSCIRSLTVFGKWRPFYISDKMRFLRVLDLEGTEDLADHHLEHIGNHLHLRYLSLRGCEGIYYLPDSVGNLRQLETLDIKYTRITRVPRTIAKLSKLCQLKAGNEFYIGEERPSLACCVPFASCCAMVIQAYAVKVPVGIGELKSLNTLRCVHLEWENAIIQEIEGLTNLRKLGVFGIDRGNGPEFCSAISGLGCLESLSVRSEVWDLCDILNGMSSPPKNLRSLKLLGWMDELPQWIKVLQNLVKIKLESTEVSINDEDMRILGNLPNLSILSFKEKSFQSALPITLHSGLFRSLMTLELVYMDVEVGSLEFEASSMPKLEVLSLRLIDCKIGFSGLEFLPSIKEVRLLVVVTPALIALNENMTEEEAEEEARHREDEVKADMRKQLANNENCPIMNELGPQIVF